A window from Leptothermofonsia sichuanensis E412 encodes these proteins:
- a CDS encoding DUF433 domain-containing protein — protein MKVFNNQDLEARQGDAQALGKRRIGLDWLNQLTIHKQSYHVNAIALTKIQVSLIFRGKIMRHLTRITINPEVMGGKPCIRGMRITVGMILGLMASGHSPEEILQAYPYLEIEDLRESLACAAWRVEEREVPLSAS, from the coding sequence TTGAAAGTCTTCAATAATCAAGACCTGGAGGCACGCCAGGGGGATGCCCAGGCATTAGGAAAACGGAGGATTGGGCTGGATTGGCTGAATCAGTTAACCATCCACAAGCAGTCTTACCATGTCAACGCGATCGCCCTTACTAAAATTCAGGTATCTCTAATCTTTAGAGGAAAAATTATGAGGCATCTCACACGCATTACCATCAATCCTGAAGTCATGGGAGGTAAACCTTGCATTCGAGGAATGCGGATCACTGTTGGCATGATTTTAGGACTCATGGCATCAGGGCACTCCCCTGAGGAAATTTTGCAAGCCTATCCTTACCTGGAAATCGAAGACTTAAGAGAATCATTAGCCTGTGCCGCATGGCGAGTTGAAGAGAGAGAGGTTCCCTTGAGTGCATCATGA
- a CDS encoding ricin-type beta-trefoil lectin domain protein, giving the protein MKAMMKTSKMVLGSAILTLAMAGLASGAQATETFSLNGNKALNTNNNFRRIDGQPRMSIWQHNRNDPDQQFDRLPGRNGAVLLRHRSTGKCLNAHRLFNGAEINVWNCNANDPDQNFNLIGLGNQEFLIQRAGTNLCVDSPTCNDGGIVRLLNCNQSSLHQRFKSSLGATGNQQAEAFFRWALGQRAIQRLDRWQFNWNSDGQCVTLIVRYLQEVYLNRSTAARAYGHGKDVARGVATQHSNFFGPYTKQGLPVRGAIISFPGPLTQWGHVGIVMESRYFGTIRQVRIMDSNSDSRAPNTVVRISDWINIDGSNAYGGVNGWTNPR; this is encoded by the coding sequence ATGAAAGCAATGATGAAAACTTCCAAAATGGTTTTGGGTTCTGCCATTCTAACACTAGCAATGGCAGGTTTGGCGAGTGGAGCACAGGCGACTGAAACATTTTCACTGAATGGAAACAAAGCCCTGAACACAAATAACAATTTTCGTCGCATTGATGGTCAACCCCGGATGTCAATCTGGCAGCATAACAGGAATGACCCCGATCAACAATTTGATCGCCTGCCGGGACGCAATGGGGCTGTCCTGCTGAGGCATCGTTCTACTGGTAAGTGTTTGAATGCCCATCGCCTGTTTAATGGCGCAGAGATCAATGTGTGGAACTGCAATGCAAATGATCCTGATCAAAATTTCAATTTGATTGGGTTGGGAAATCAGGAATTCCTGATTCAACGGGCGGGTACTAACCTTTGCGTAGACTCTCCAACTTGCAATGATGGGGGTATTGTGCGTCTCTTAAATTGCAATCAAAGTAGCCTCCACCAACGATTCAAGAGTAGTTTGGGTGCTACTGGCAATCAGCAAGCGGAGGCGTTTTTCAGGTGGGCACTGGGTCAGCGGGCTATTCAACGCCTTGATCGCTGGCAATTTAATTGGAATTCAGATGGGCAGTGTGTGACTTTGATTGTCCGTTACTTGCAGGAAGTGTACCTGAACCGCAGCACGGCTGCCCGGGCCTATGGGCATGGCAAAGATGTTGCCCGTGGAGTTGCCACTCAACACAGTAATTTCTTTGGACCTTATACCAAACAAGGGCTTCCGGTTCGCGGGGCAATTATCTCCTTTCCTGGTCCTTTAACCCAATGGGGGCACGTCGGCATCGTGATGGAGTCTCGCTATTTCGGTACAATCCGCCAGGTGAGAATTATGGATTCCAATTCCGATAGTCGCGCTCCTAATACTGTCGTTCGCATCAGTGACTGGATCAACATTGATGGATCAAATGCCTATGGCGGCGTGAACGGGTGGACAAACCCTCGCTAA
- a CDS encoding GspE/PulE family protein, protein MEVSEADQEFLQQRLHAQIQLIPVDEISYRKWYRKQTIDHRTVATAQFIDPLTGEAEVEDISEITELSLAQTENQIERVKAIVALALRSRASDIHLEPSASGLRVRFRIDGILRHVTTFPPEISRRVVVSIKVMSEIDIAESRRPQDGRMAEKYMSADQQSQGLDLRVSTLPCISGVQGEMGEKVVMRLLRQQNTFQTIKDIGFSEYSRPIYQHWLQQLQGMIILTGPTGSGKTSTLYTSLQEIVSEAVNFVTVEDPVEYVFPGITQTQVNEAAGMTFAAGLRSILRQDPDIIMLGEIRDHETAETAVRAALTGHLVLTTLHTNDAIGAIPRLKDIGPDPGLISDALLGVVAQRLVRRVCPHCAESYTPTEADLKILGLSWEDAAPQAWRKGRGCNQCFNSGYLGREALIELLDVNEPIRQLIYEGSMTQLQRYLERSQFESFRTAAIVKITQGITTVDEIRRVLPFSALYPRNAHEPPGLQPLKLTQAS, encoded by the coding sequence GTGGAAGTAAGCGAAGCCGATCAAGAGTTTCTGCAACAACGGCTGCATGCTCAAATTCAACTTATCCCGGTTGACGAAATCAGTTATCGCAAATGGTATCGCAAACAAACGATTGACCATCGCACGGTTGCCACGGCTCAATTTATTGATCCCCTGACTGGAGAGGCGGAGGTCGAAGATATTTCTGAGATCACAGAATTGTCTTTGGCCCAGACTGAAAATCAGATTGAGCGGGTGAAGGCGATTGTCGCCCTTGCTCTGCGCAGCCGTGCCAGTGACATTCACCTGGAGCCTTCAGCCAGTGGTTTACGAGTCCGGTTTCGGATTGATGGCATTCTGCGTCATGTCACCACCTTTCCCCCCGAAATCAGTCGTCGGGTAGTGGTTTCCATCAAGGTGATGAGCGAAATTGATATCGCTGAAAGCCGCCGTCCCCAGGACGGACGCATGGCAGAAAAGTACATGAGCGCTGATCAGCAATCCCAGGGACTTGACCTGCGCGTCAGTACTCTGCCTTGCATCAGTGGGGTGCAGGGAGAAATGGGGGAAAAGGTGGTGATGCGTCTGTTACGCCAGCAAAATACATTTCAAACGATTAAAGATATCGGGTTTTCCGAATATAGCCGCCCCATTTACCAGCACTGGCTTCAGCAGCTCCAGGGAATGATTATCTTGACTGGACCGACTGGCTCTGGAAAAACCAGTACGCTCTATACCAGCTTACAGGAAATCGTCAGTGAAGCAGTTAATTTTGTCACCGTCGAAGACCCGGTTGAGTATGTATTTCCAGGGATTACCCAGACTCAGGTGAATGAAGCCGCTGGCATGACCTTCGCCGCAGGTTTGCGCTCCATCCTGCGTCAGGATCCAGACATCATTATGCTGGGAGAAATCCGCGATCATGAAACCGCCGAAACTGCGGTGCGGGCAGCCTTAACCGGGCATCTGGTTCTGACCACTCTGCATACCAACGATGCGATCGGAGCAATTCCCCGCCTCAAAGATATTGGTCCCGATCCGGGATTGATCAGCGATGCTCTGTTAGGGGTGGTTGCTCAACGACTTGTCCGTCGAGTTTGTCCTCATTGTGCTGAATCTTATACCCCTACGGAAGCAGACCTGAAAATCCTGGGTTTAAGCTGGGAAGATGCCGCTCCCCAGGCGTGGCGGAAAGGACGGGGGTGCAATCAGTGTTTTAATTCCGGTTACTTAGGTAGGGAAGCGTTGATTGAGCTACTGGATGTGAATGAACCCATTCGCCAGTTAATTTACGAAGGCTCCATGACTCAGCTTCAGCGGTACCTGGAGCGCAGTCAGTTTGAATCCTTCCGCACGGCTGCGATCGTCAAAATAACCCAGGGCATTACCACGGTGGATGAAATCAGGCGAGTGTTACCCTTCAGTGCCCTCTATCCCAGAAACGCCCATGAACCCCCTGGTCTACAGCCACTTAAATTAACTCAGGCTTCGTAA
- a CDS encoding four helix bundle protein, protein MVKPESLDLPVIQKTYDLIQWYIPILNRLPRDHRFTLGERMINGLYDLLECLQRFSDE, encoded by the coding sequence ATGGTCAAACCCGAATCCCTGGATCTCCCTGTCATTCAAAAAACCTACGACCTGATTCAATGGTACATTCCTATCCTGAATCGGCTACCCCGCGATCACCGCTTTACCCTGGGAGAACGGATGATAAACGGACTCTACGACTTGTTGGAATGCTTACAGCGGTTCTCAGATGAATAA
- a CDS encoding IS630 family transposase yields MRFAYRLWSFTIDPRNLVFIDETGIHLAMTRLSGRAPIGERLYDTEAPGDGGKNISLIGGMSIDGLIASMSIVGSVNTDVFLFYIQEILIPQLWVGAIVLMDNLPVHHASVVQAAIESVGAKVVFLPPYSPDLSPIELCWSKLKQLLRSAKARTQEALDQALTRIINECISADDALGWFNHCGLFI; encoded by the coding sequence TTGCGGTTTGCTTATCGCCTGTGGAGTTTTACAATCGACCCGCGCAACTTGGTTTTCATTGATGAAACGGGCATCCATCTGGCAATGACTCGTTTGTCTGGTCGTGCCCCCATCGGTGAACGCTTGTATGACACTGAGGCTCCTGGCGATGGGGGCAAGAATATCTCGTTGATTGGTGGCATGAGTATTGATGGGTTGATTGCTAGCATGAGTATTGTTGGCAGTGTCAATACTGACGTGTTCTTGTTCTACATCCAGGAGATTCTGATTCCGCAATTGTGGGTAGGGGCGATCGTGCTGATGGATAATCTACCCGTGCATCATGCTTCAGTCGTGCAAGCGGCAATTGAATCGGTTGGAGCCAAGGTTGTGTTTCTGCCGCCTTATTCCCCAGACCTTTCACCGATTGAACTATGTTGGTCAAAACTCAAGCAGCTCCTGCGTTCAGCCAAGGCTCGAACGCAGGAAGCGCTCGACCAAGCTTTAACCAGGATTATCAACGAGTGTATTTCTGCTGACGATGCCCTTGGCTGGTTCAATCACTGTGGCTTATTCATCTGA
- a CDS encoding helix-turn-helix domain-containing protein: MPAPLSVDLRQRIMAAYEAQEGSQRQLAERFKVSLSFIRDLRRHYCETGTVEPKAHGGGAIAKLGKEQLPIVEALVTAQPDALLKELCERFAQQSGVEVSISTMQQAVSKLKLSVKKKH, translated from the coding sequence ATGCCCGCCCCTCTGTCAGTTGATCTACGGCAACGAATCATGGCAGCCTATGAAGCTCAAGAAGGATCACAACGGCAACTGGCAGAGCGCTTCAAGGTGAGCTTATCGTTCATTCGAGATCTAAGGCGACACTATTGTGAGACAGGCACCGTGGAGCCTAAAGCGCACGGAGGAGGAGCCATTGCCAAGTTGGGCAAAGAGCAGTTGCCCATCGTTGAAGCCCTAGTCACGGCTCAACCGGATGCCCTACTCAAGGAGTTGTGTGAACGCTTTGCCCAACAAAGTGGAGTGGAGGTGAGTATATCAACCATGCAACAGGCTGTGTCTAAGCTCAAGCTCAGCGTCAAAAAAAAACACTGA
- a CDS encoding four helix bundle protein has translation MWLTQSITAVICARYSHHKLEQLEHLNHRLDLLRHQTRLLLDFSLMQTERYEYAGKLLNDIGTELGGWIRQQRQRKVTQ, from the coding sequence ATGTGGCTTACTCAATCAATAACGGCTGTAATTTGCGCTCGATACAGCCACCACAAACTTGAACAACTCGAACACCTCAATCACCGCCTCGATCTTTTACGCCACCAGACCCGACTGCTGCTCGACTTCAGCCTGATGCAAACCGAACGGTACGAGTATGCTGGAAAATTACTGAACGACATTGGCACTGAATTAGGCGGCTGGATCAGACAGCAACGCCAACGGAAGGTTACCCAATGA
- a CDS encoding IS1 family transposase (programmed frameshift) codes for MVLEPIHCPVCDGIEVIKHGTTPDGKQRYFCQNSGCHRRTFILQYTYQGYLPEVKQQISDMAMNGSGIRDTARVLHISPTTVIEELKKDRQLKAVNELKLAELEPAQSIVKLCQGEDTEAEADEMWSFVQSKAQQRWLWHAIDHHSGKILAYVLATHQDEAFLQLKALLEPFGIMQFYTDGWGTYERQLDPSLHTVGKQNTQKIERKHLTLRTRLKRLARKTICFSKSILMHDIVIGLFINRYEFGFAI; via the exons ATGGTATTAGAACCAATTCACTGCCCTGTGTGTGATGGGATTGAGGTGATCAAACACGGCACAACACCAGACGGCAAACAGCGCTACTTTTGTCAAAACTCAGGATGCCATCGGCGCACCTTTATTTTGCAATACACCTATCAAGGGTATCTGCCTGAAGTCAAGCAACAAATCAGCGATATGGCAATGAATGGGAGTGGGATTCGAGACACTGCCCGTGTCCTTCACATTAGTCCAACGACGGTGATTGAGGAATTA AAAAAAGATCGTCAACTCAAAGCCGTGAATGAACTCAAACTGGCTGAGTTGGAACCCGCTCAAAGCATCGTAAAGCTTTGCCAGGGGGAAGATACAGAGGCAGAAGCCGATGAAATGTGGAGTTTTGTCCAGTCTAAAGCCCAGCAACGTTGGTTATGGCATGCAATTGACCATCACAGTGGAAAAATATTAGCTTATGTGTTGGCGACGCATCAAGATGAAGCATTCCTCCAACTCAAAGCGTTATTAGAACCGTTTGGAATTATGCAGTTTTACACAGATGGTTGGGGAACCTATGAGCGGCAGCTTGACCCAAGTCTTCATACCGTTGGCAAACAGAACACGCAGAAGATTGAGCGTAAGCATTTGACTTTACGCACGCGCTTGAAGCGATTAGCTCGCAAAACTATTTGCTTTTCTAAGTCCATTCTGATGCATGACATTGTGATTGGGCTATTTATTAACCGTTATGAGTTTGGTTTTGCTATCTAA
- a CDS encoding RNA-directed DNA polymerase codes for MLRFNYDLEKELAQLQHQLLTKTYQPGKYKTFKVKEPKARLISAAPYRDRVVHHALCTVIMPIFERTFIRHSYANRSGFGTHRALKRFTQFPRSSRYVLQCDIQKYFPSIDQQILKQLLRRKIKCPDTLWLIDTIIDGSNEQEPVIQYFSGDDLITPLQRRKGLPIGNLTSQFFANIYLNGLDHFVVEQLKAGKYLRYVDDFALFSDDRSFLADARPVIEDFLATLRLTIHPIKSQLFATQIGPTFVGFRIFRDHIRVKSANLQRARYRLRRLKKEYATGSISFERLTQSIRSWGSHLCHADTWHLRQDIFSNLVFTKP; via the coding sequence GTGCTGCGCTTCAACTACGACCTGGAAAAGGAATTAGCTCAACTTCAGCATCAACTTTTGACCAAAACCTATCAACCCGGAAAATACAAAACATTCAAAGTCAAAGAACCTAAAGCTCGCCTGATTTCGGCGGCTCCCTATCGAGATCGGGTTGTGCACCATGCCCTCTGCACCGTGATCATGCCCATCTTCGAGCGTACCTTCATTCGCCACTCTTACGCCAATCGGTCTGGGTTTGGCACTCACCGCGCCCTGAAACGCTTCACCCAATTTCCCCGTTCTAGTCGTTACGTTTTACAATGCGATATCCAAAAGTATTTTCCCAGTATTGATCAGCAGATTCTTAAGCAACTACTTCGACGTAAAATTAAATGTCCAGACACTCTCTGGCTGATTGACACAATTATCGACGGCAGTAATGAACAGGAACCTGTTATTCAATACTTTTCAGGTGATGATTTGATCACCCCACTACAACGACGCAAAGGGCTTCCCATCGGCAACCTGACCAGCCAATTTTTTGCCAATATTTATCTCAATGGCTTAGATCATTTCGTTGTCGAACAACTCAAAGCTGGAAAGTATCTACGATACGTCGATGACTTTGCGTTGTTCTCCGATGACCGTAGTTTTCTAGCGGATGCCCGCCCTGTGATTGAAGATTTTTTAGCAACTCTCAGACTCACAATTCATCCCATCAAAAGCCAGCTTTTTGCAACCCAAATCGGACCAACCTTTGTGGGGTTTCGGATTTTTCGAGATCACATTCGAGTTAAGTCAGCCAATCTCCAGCGAGCCAGGTATCGGCTCCGTCGATTAAAGAAAGAATACGCTACAGGGAGTATTTCCTTTGAACGACTCACCCAATCGATCCGGAGCTGGGGGTCTCATCTCTGCCATGCAGATACCTGGCATTTACGGCAAGACATCTTTTCAAACCTGGTGTTCACAAAACCTTAA
- a CDS encoding ATP-binding protein, with protein MIAVSSRPVRRQWNTLSFASTLYLIPILDLLLAEIPPRWRAEIRLGLQEALVNAAKHGNKLDPNKTVLVRFSSVANHYWWVISDQGDGFQLPHDCCSNPSHTDFSAVSSGNGSPSKHLPCDEWECGRGMYILHQVFDQVQWNSKGTELRLCKRVREASRSPLVT; from the coding sequence GTGATTGCAGTCTCATCTCGTCCCGTTAGACGCCAATGGAATACGCTCAGCTTCGCTTCTACGCTTTATTTGATTCCAATTCTGGATCTGTTGCTGGCTGAGATTCCCCCTCGATGGCGGGCAGAGATCCGCCTCGGACTTCAAGAAGCACTGGTGAACGCTGCCAAGCATGGCAATAAGCTCGATCCCAACAAAACGGTTCTTGTCCGTTTTTCTTCTGTAGCGAACCATTATTGGTGGGTAATTTCAGACCAGGGCGACGGGTTTCAGCTACCCCACGATTGTTGCAGTAACCCCAGCCATACTGATTTTTCCGCTGTCAGTTCCGGCAATGGTAGCCCTAGTAAGCATCTTCCCTGTGATGAATGGGAGTGTGGTCGGGGAATGTATATTCTGCACCAGGTTTTTGATCAGGTTCAGTGGAATTCTAAGGGAACCGAACTGAGGCTGTGTAAGCGGGTCAGAGAAGCCTCTCGCTCTCCGCTGGTTACCTGA